A genomic window from Hypomesus transpacificus isolate Combined female chromosome 15, fHypTra1, whole genome shotgun sequence includes:
- the mrps23 gene encoding 28S ribosomal protein S23, mitochondrial, producing MAGSRLEKFGTVFTRVRDLMRAGVVKQSDKPIWYDVYKAFPPKREPLYVKPVAKIYGKKVVVVPDIFYREDEIRAKFYEMYGTGPRAFDLSKANFISPCQRFIQKYTELESRGELKESELYEATGKALLAEGLVLKRRGGSSVALETRDPVLGMKLTDMLAEQQIETPGEVPDEQTPTHPIQQ from the exons AGTTAGAGATCTGATGCGCGCTGGAGTCGTCAAGCAGTCGGACAAGCCGATATGGTACGACGTGTACAAGGCCTTTCCTCCCAAGAGAGAACCCCTCTATGTGAAACCAGTGGCAAAGATATATGGGAAGAAAGTGGTGGTCGTTCCAGACATCTTCTACAGAGAGGATGAAATACGAGC gaaATTCTACGAGATGTATGGGACCGGGCCCAGAGCTTTTGATCTCTCCAAAGCCAACTTTATTTCACCGTGCCAAAG ATTCATACAGAAATACACTGAGCTGGAGAGCCGTGGAGAGCTTAAGGAGTCAGAGCTGTATGAGGCAACTGGGAAAGCACTTCTTGCAGAGGGACTTGTGTTGAAGAGAAGGGGTGGTTCCTCG GTGGCACTAGAGACCAGGGATCCTGTGCTTGGTATGAAGCTGACAGACATGCTGGCAGAACAGCAGATAGAAACACCTGGTGAGGTGCCTGATGAACAGACACCCACTCATCCCATTCAACAGTGA